Proteins encoded together in one Bacteroidota bacterium window:
- a CDS encoding DUF4340 domain-containing protein, giving the protein MKKNRITLIIVLVLSIVAGYLWFNNKTGTIKKELKDFAVKDTANVSKIFMADGIGRTVTLERKTNSIWTVNGNAEARKDGIDLLLNTISQLEVKSPVSRASLDHVVSNMAGNSTKIEIYMGKDKPAKVYYVGGATPDNMGTFMLLENSSVPFVMFIPGHRGYLSSRYFIDETEWKSTALYRYNPNEIEKIEINYVKSPEESFAIENISTRKPRLKSIQDNKYLEKIDTLSIIQFVSNFRHINFEFYANDTPLTTKDSIMDFCKNFSIEITDIHGKVNSFTGYNKPMKEGSTDLEGNPITFDMDRMYGLTNEKDFVIIQFFVFNELTPRINYFLNQDTVKRL; this is encoded by the coding sequence ATGAAAAAAAACAGAATTACCTTAATTATTGTCCTTGTATTAAGCATTGTTGCTGGTTATTTATGGTTTAATAATAAAACAGGAACAATTAAAAAAGAGCTGAAAGATTTTGCTGTAAAAGATACTGCTAATGTTTCCAAAATTTTTATGGCTGATGGTATTGGAAGAACAGTAACACTGGAAAGAAAAACCAATAGCATCTGGACGGTTAATGGAAATGCAGAGGCAAGAAAAGACGGTATTGATTTATTACTTAATACAATTAGCCAACTAGAGGTAAAATCTCCTGTTTCAAGGGCTTCTCTTGACCATGTTGTTTCAAATATGGCAGGTAATTCAACTAAAATTGAAATTTACATGGGTAAAGACAAACCAGCTAAAGTTTATTATGTTGGTGGAGCTACTCCTGATAATATGGGCACTTTCATGTTATTGGAAAATTCATCAGTACCATTTGTAATGTTTATACCTGGTCACCGAGGATACCTCAGTTCCAGGTATTTTATTGATGAAACCGAATGGAAATCAACTGCTTTGTACAGGTACAATCCCAATGAAATAGAAAAAATTGAAATTAATTATGTGAAATCACCTGAAGAATCTTTTGCTATTGAAAATATTAGCACCCGTAAGCCTAGGTTAAAATCTATTCAGGATAATAAATACCTTGAAAAAATTGACACCCTTTCCATTATTCAATTTGTGAGTAATTTCAGGCATATCAACTTCGAATTTTATGCCAACGATACCCCACTCACAACAAAAGATTCAATCATGGATTTTTGCAAAAATTTCAGTATTGAGATAACTGATATTCATGGAAAAGTAAATTCTTTTACAGGATACAATAAACCAATGAAAGAAGGATCAACCGATCTTGAAGGAAATCCTATTACTTTTGATATGGACAGAATGTATGGACTTACAAATGAAAAAGATTTTGTTATTATCCAGTTCTTTGTTTTTAATGAATTAACTCCCAGGATCAATTATTTTTTAAATCAGGATACTGTTAAAAGGTTATAG
- the gldG gene encoding gliding motility-associated ABC transporter substrate-binding protein GldG, translated as MTTKKTNKKRDLIQLLASVLIIILINIIGNFAFKRIDLTSEKRFTLTSATKELVKNLDDVVYVKVYLEGDFPAGFKRLRNSTKEILDELRAISPDIEYEFINPSSDPDEKKRHEIYQQLTKQGLQYTNLEVKEGDGKSEKIIFPGAIFSYRGKEAPLQLLKSQMGASPEQMLNISEQQLEYEIANTIKKLSDESKPSIAFIEGHGELDETEVKDATRALSEYYDVKRIKIAEKLNSLKGISAIIIANPDSAFSEKDKFIIDQFIMRGGKVLWLINPVDAIMDSLSTNKMTFAIAKELNLDDQLFRYGIRINNNLVQDLQAAPIPVVTGYIGNQPQQKLFPWFYFPLLMPQSNHPIVNNLNALRVEFISSIDTVSAPGIKKTPLLHTSKYTKLLNAPVRISINSLREEPKAEQFNKSFQPVSYLLEGEFESAFTNRITPEVMESEDIKFKDKSQPTKMIVVGSGNIIKNSIQKSTGNVYPLGYDRFTGEIYSNKTFILNAMNYLCDDSGIIGARSKEFKLRLLDSERIKVERTFWQLLNTVLPVIIVLFAGIILFYIRKRKYS; from the coding sequence ATGACCACTAAAAAAACAAATAAAAAAAGAGACTTAATTCAGTTGCTGGCAAGCGTATTGATAATTATTCTCATAAATATCATAGGAAATTTTGCTTTTAAGAGAATTGACCTTACATCTGAAAAGCGTTTCACACTTACCTCTGCTACAAAAGAATTGGTAAAAAACCTGGATGATGTAGTTTATGTTAAGGTTTACCTTGAAGGAGACTTCCCTGCTGGTTTTAAACGCCTGCGTAATTCCACTAAGGAAATTCTTGATGAGTTAAGAGCAATTTCCCCTGATATTGAATATGAATTTATAAACCCCTCCTCAGACCCGGATGAAAAAAAGCGTCATGAGATTTATCAACAACTTACAAAACAAGGACTTCAGTATACAAATTTGGAAGTTAAGGAAGGAGATGGTAAATCAGAAAAAATAATATTTCCGGGAGCAATTTTTTCATACCGTGGAAAAGAGGCTCCTTTACAACTTCTTAAAAGTCAGATGGGTGCTTCTCCGGAACAAATGCTTAATATTTCTGAACAACAACTCGAATATGAAATTGCAAATACTATAAAAAAACTGAGTGATGAATCAAAACCAAGTATTGCATTTATTGAGGGACATGGGGAACTTGATGAAACTGAAGTTAAGGATGCTACTAGGGCATTGTCGGAATATTACGATGTGAAAAGAATTAAAATTGCAGAGAAGCTTAACAGTCTTAAAGGAATAAGTGCAATTATTATTGCTAATCCGGATTCTGCTTTTTCTGAAAAAGACAAATTTATTATTGACCAATTTATCATGAGGGGAGGAAAAGTCCTTTGGCTGATTAATCCTGTTGATGCAATAATGGATAGTCTTTCTACGAATAAAATGACTTTTGCAATTGCCAAAGAATTAAATCTTGATGATCAGCTTTTCAGGTATGGCATTCGAATAAATAACAATTTAGTTCAGGATTTGCAGGCTGCTCCTATTCCAGTTGTTACTGGATATATAGGCAATCAACCCCAGCAAAAACTTTTTCCGTGGTTTTATTTTCCATTGCTTATGCCCCAGAGCAATCACCCTATTGTAAATAACCTTAATGCACTTCGTGTTGAATTCATCAGTAGCATTGATACTGTTAGTGCCCCAGGGATAAAGAAAACCCCTTTGCTTCATACTTCAAAATATACAAAACTGCTTAATGCACCAGTTAGAATAAGTATCAATTCCTTAAGAGAAGAACCCAAAGCCGAGCAATTCAACAAATCATTCCAACCTGTGTCCTATCTTCTTGAAGGTGAATTTGAATCAGCATTTACCAACAGAATTACACCTGAGGTTATGGAAAGTGAGGATATTAAGTTTAAAGATAAAAGCCAACCAACTAAAATGATTGTAGTCGGAAGCGGAAATATTATCAAAAATTCAATACAAAAATCAACTGGAAATGTTTATCCCTTGGGTTACGACAGGTTTACAGGAGAAATTTACTCAAACAAAACATTTATATTAAATGCCATGAATTACCTTTGTGATGATTCAGGGATTATAGGTGCTCGTTCAAAAGAATTTAAATTGAGACTGCTTGATTCTGAAAGAATTAAAGTTGAAAGAACATTCTGGCAATTACTAAATACTGTTCTACCTGTTATTATTGTTTTGTTTGCTGGAATTATACTCTTTTATATCAGAAAAAGAAAATACTCCTGA
- the gldF gene encoding gliding motility-associated ABC transporter permease subunit GldF: protein MRTLYFKEISSFLSSLIGYIVITIFLTVIGLFMWVFPGEFNILDAGYANIDTLFIIAPWVFMFLIPAVTMRMFADEKKSGTIELLLTRPLTDIQIILGKYLAGLTLVILSLLPTLVYYYSAQVLGNPTGNIDTGGMWGSYLGLLFLASAFVSIGIFSSSVTENQIIAFIIGVFLSFFFFIGFESISTLAMFGKIDSVILHFGINEHYISMSRGVIDSRDVIYYLSLIGVFLLLTRTVLESRKW, encoded by the coding sequence TTGAGAACACTATATTTTAAGGAAATCAGCAGTTTTTTAAGTTCACTTATAGGGTATATTGTTATAACCATTTTTCTTACCGTTATTGGTTTGTTTATGTGGGTATTCCCCGGTGAGTTCAACATACTTGATGCCGGATATGCCAATATTGATACCCTTTTTATTATAGCACCCTGGGTATTCATGTTTTTAATTCCAGCTGTTACAATGAGAATGTTTGCTGATGAAAAAAAATCTGGTACAATTGAATTATTGCTAACAAGGCCACTCACTGATATACAAATTATTCTTGGTAAATATTTGGCTGGCTTAACCCTGGTAATTCTCTCACTATTGCCTACTCTGGTATATTATTATTCAGCCCAGGTTTTAGGAAATCCAACAGGAAATATTGATACCGGAGGCATGTGGGGCTCTTATTTAGGCTTATTGTTTTTGGCCTCTGCATTTGTATCTATTGGAATTTTTTCTTCTTCTGTAACAGAAAATCAAATCATTGCCTTTATCATTGGGGTGTTTTTAAGCTTTTTCTTTTTTATAGGGTTTGAATCCATTAGCACACTAGCAATGTTCGGTAAAATAGATAGTGTTATTCTTCATTTTGGTATTAATGAACATTATATTTCAATGAGTCGAGGGGTAATTGATTCAAGGGATGTGATATATTATCTTAGCCTTATAGGTGTCTTTTTGCTGCTTACCCGAACAGTTCTTGAAAGCAGGAAATGGTAA
- a CDS encoding tetratricopeptide repeat protein → MLKSVLIFFILGLSFTISEAQNLTVVDSLEKLLLVMKEDTNRVKVLNNLSWEYRKSNSEKALGYANKALPLAEKFNWEKGKATCFSRIGLINYWQNKLDIANEYYSMSLKINKKINNKSGIAENYIHFSYIYEDKGNYAKALEYNDEALKIYQELNEKNEIASCLVSSGNLNLYQQNYPSALENYLNSLTIFEEQKNVHGLAISYNNIGLIYRYQSNYEKALEYFFKGLKTKEEGKITQGISDSYTNIGAIYVNEKKYDLGLEYFFKALELDTKNNLKKNMAKLYGNIAVVYRNQEKYELALEYNIKALKLKEELNDKNSLVSSYNNIAAYYFSQQQYEQTIEYHQKGLKLAKELNDKKGMQNSYEGFINVYDKQNNHQKALEYYKLYSQIKDSIYSLATNQQLSEMQTKYETEKKEKEIRVLIQETEIQGLRLGTQQSELAKQQLEAETKEKEIILLNKNREIQQMVVDKQESELNYQIMETKNKTTEVALLSKDNKIQQTELSRQKMLRNSIGASLGLMLVLAFVIYRGYLRKQQANQELELKNKKIETAHNIIEQNRDEIAQKNKDITDSINYAKKIQQAMLPPLDLINQALPDSFVLFKPKDIVSGDFYWFSPFFTQNLGSIDANQPFSESGVIFAACDCTGHGVPGAFMSMIGNAQLNHIIVEKGIYNPAQALTHLNRNIKNSLKQSSDGVKSRDGMDIALTSLQWNNNQPKPDTKSEFTNQKQLNSTIKLQFSGAYRPIWIIKNGSTDIQSSFIHNKDESSSPNTFSKNPSSQIIEIQGDKTSIGGFTEDEYKFTNHEIELQKGDCFYIFTDGYVDQFGGEKNKKYKSSRLKELLLSICHLPMEEQKSILDSTIENWKGHFEQIDDICMIGVRV, encoded by the coding sequence TTGCTTAAAAGTGTTTTAATTTTTTTTATTTTAGGTTTATCCTTTACTATTTCAGAGGCTCAAAACTTAACTGTAGTTGATTCTCTTGAAAAGTTACTTTTGGTAATGAAAGAGGATACAAACAGGGTTAAAGTTTTAAATAATCTCAGTTGGGAGTACCGTAAAAGTAATTCTGAAAAAGCCTTAGGATATGCTAATAAAGCATTGCCATTAGCAGAAAAATTTAATTGGGAAAAAGGCAAAGCTACTTGCTTTTCAAGGATAGGGCTAATTAATTATTGGCAGAATAAACTAGACATAGCCAATGAGTATTATTCAATGTCCTTAAAAATAAACAAAAAAATTAATAACAAATCAGGTATTGCAGAAAATTATATTCATTTCTCATACATATATGAGGATAAAGGAAATTATGCAAAAGCTCTGGAATATAATGATGAGGCTTTAAAGATTTATCAAGAGTTAAACGAGAAAAATGAAATAGCTTCTTGTTTGGTTTCTTCAGGTAATTTAAATTTATACCAACAGAATTACCCTTCCGCTTTGGAGAATTATTTAAATAGTCTTACCATTTTTGAAGAACAAAAAAATGTACATGGCCTGGCTATTTCCTACAATAATATAGGTCTTATTTATAGATATCAAAGCAATTATGAGAAGGCTTTAGAATATTTTTTCAAAGGATTAAAAACCAAAGAAGAAGGAAAAATAACACAAGGCATAAGTGATTCTTATACAAATATTGGTGCCATATATGTTAATGAAAAAAAGTACGATTTAGGATTAGAATACTTCTTTAAGGCTCTGGAACTTGATACAAAAAACAACCTTAAAAAAAACATGGCAAAGTTATATGGGAACATTGCCGTTGTTTATCGCAACCAGGAGAAATATGAACTAGCCTTAGAATATAATATTAAAGCCTTAAAATTAAAGGAAGAATTAAATGATAAGAACTCCCTGGTTAGTTCCTACAACAATATAGCCGCATATTACTTTAGTCAACAACAATATGAGCAAACAATAGAGTATCATCAAAAAGGCCTTAAACTGGCCAAAGAATTAAATGACAAGAAAGGAATGCAAAACTCCTATGAAGGTTTTATAAATGTGTATGATAAACAGAATAATCATCAAAAAGCACTGGAATACTACAAGCTTTACTCCCAAATAAAAGATTCAATTTATTCATTGGCAACTAACCAGCAGCTTTCTGAAATGCAAACTAAGTATGAAACTGAAAAAAAAGAAAAAGAAATAAGGGTTCTAATACAGGAAACGGAAATTCAGGGCCTAAGGCTTGGCACTCAACAATCAGAGTTGGCAAAGCAACAACTGGAGGCTGAAACAAAAGAAAAAGAAATAATCCTTTTGAATAAAAACAGGGAAATTCAACAGATGGTAGTAGATAAGCAGGAAAGCGAACTAAACTATCAAATAATGGAAACTAAAAACAAAACTACCGAAGTAGCTTTATTAAGTAAAGACAATAAAATTCAACAAACAGAATTGTCGCGCCAAAAAATGCTTCGAAACTCTATTGGGGCTAGTCTTGGACTTATGCTGGTACTGGCTTTTGTAATTTATCGTGGATACCTTAGAAAACAACAAGCTAACCAGGAACTGGAATTAAAAAATAAAAAAATTGAAACTGCCCATAATATTATTGAACAGAATCGTGATGAAATAGCCCAAAAAAACAAAGACATCACAGACAGTATAAATTATGCAAAAAAAATTCAGCAAGCCATGTTGCCCCCTTTGGATTTAATTAACCAAGCACTGCCAGATAGCTTTGTGCTGTTTAAACCAAAAGATATTGTTTCAGGAGATTTTTATTGGTTTAGTCCTTTTTTTACTCAGAACCTAGGATCTATAGATGCTAATCAGCCTTTTTCAGAATCAGGAGTTATTTTTGCCGCTTGCGATTGCACAGGTCATGGAGTACCCGGGGCTTTTATGAGTATGATAGGAAATGCCCAGCTTAACCACATTATTGTGGAAAAGGGAATTTATAATCCAGCTCAAGCCCTTACACATTTGAACAGAAACATCAAAAACTCATTAAAACAAAGTTCTGATGGGGTAAAATCAAGGGACGGTATGGACATCGCTTTAACCAGTTTGCAATGGAACAATAACCAACCAAAACCTGATACAAAATCAGAATTTACAAACCAAAAACAGTTGAATTCAACAATTAAACTTCAATTCTCGGGAGCTTACAGGCCAATCTGGATAATTAAAAATGGATCAACTGATATTCAAAGTTCATTTATTCACAACAAGGATGAATCAAGCTCCCCGAATACTTTTTCTAAAAATCCCTCATCGCAGATTATTGAAATACAAGGAGATAAAACTTCGATTGGTGGATTTACAGAAGATGAATACAAATTTACAAACCATGAAATAGAACTCCAAAAAGGAGATTGTTTTTATATTTTTACCGATGGTTATGTTGATCAGTTTGGAGGCGAAAAAAATAAAAAATACAAATCCAGTAGGTTAAAAGAGTTATTACTTTCAATTTGCCATCTACCCATGGAAGAACAAAAATCAATTTTGGATTCAACCATTGAAAATTGGAAAGGCCATTTTGAACAAATTGATGATATATGTATGATTGGAGTAAGGGTTTAA
- a CDS encoding aspartate kinase yields the protein MKILKFGGTSVGSPERIKKMVELIHNEDKKIVVLSAMSGTTNKLVEIATALYAKEHEKAGELINKLQEDYLKVIDDLYQSPESIVKGREMINAHFGFIRSFTLDLFTIFEERAILAQGELISTALLQFYLEELHIDSVLLSALNFMRIDVNEEPDFQFIEENLKKELSQFSEKKLFITQGYICRNTFGEVDNLKRGGSDYTASLIGAALTAEEIQIWTDIDGMHNNDPRFVENTYPIAELSFDEAAELAYFGAKILHPSSVMPAKLRNVPVRLLNTMNPQAKGTLISSVSSGENIKAVAAKDDIIAIKIKSGRMLLAYGFMRSVFEVFERFKTPIDMITTSEVAVSITIDNNKFLTEIIEELQTFGTVEVDDGHTIICIVGDFLAEKTGYGIKIFEALKSIPIRMISYGGSKNNISLLVSTSQKKEVLNALNKGIFN from the coding sequence ATGAAAATATTGAAATTTGGAGGGACTTCAGTTGGAAGTCCAGAGCGAATAAAAAAAATGGTTGAACTTATTCATAATGAGGATAAGAAAATTGTAGTTCTTTCAGCCATGTCTGGAACAACAAATAAGCTGGTTGAAATTGCTACAGCACTTTATGCCAAGGAACATGAAAAAGCAGGAGAATTAATAAACAAACTTCAGGAAGATTATTTAAAGGTAATTGATGATTTATACCAAAGCCCTGAATCAATTGTTAAAGGCAGGGAAATGATAAACGCTCATTTTGGGTTTATACGAAGTTTTACCTTGGATTTATTTACCATTTTTGAGGAAAGGGCAATACTGGCCCAAGGCGAGCTTATTTCTACCGCTTTATTGCAGTTTTACCTTGAGGAGTTACATATTGATTCTGTTCTGCTTTCTGCACTTAATTTTATGCGTATTGATGTAAATGAGGAACCTGATTTTCAATTTATAGAGGAGAATTTAAAAAAGGAATTGTCGCAATTTTCTGAAAAAAAATTATTTATTACTCAGGGATATATTTGCAGAAATACTTTTGGAGAGGTAGATAATTTGAAAAGAGGGGGAAGTGATTATACTGCATCTTTAATTGGTGCTGCTTTAACTGCTGAAGAAATTCAAATATGGACTGATATTGATGGAATGCATAATAATGATCCACGGTTTGTCGAGAATACATATCCAATTGCAGAACTTTCTTTTGATGAAGCAGCTGAACTCGCTTATTTTGGAGCCAAAATTTTACATCCATCTAGTGTAATGCCTGCAAAACTCAGAAATGTACCTGTAAGGCTTTTAAATACAATGAATCCTCAAGCAAAAGGAACATTAATTTCTTCGGTTTCTTCAGGAGAAAACATTAAAGCCGTAGCTGCAAAAGATGATATTATAGCAATCAAAATTAAATCTGGAAGAATGCTTTTAGCTTATGGTTTTATGCGAAGTGTTTTTGAGGTTTTCGAACGATTTAAAACTCCTATTGATATGATTACAACTTCTGAAGTTGCTGTTTCTATTACCATAGATAATAATAAATTTTTGACGGAAATTATTGAGGAACTTCAAACTTTTGGAACTGTTGAAGTTGATGATGGCCATACAATAATATGCATAGTAGGAGATTTTTTGGCCGAAAAAACTGGATATGGAATAAAAATTTTTGAAGCATTAAAGAGCATTCCAATTCGAATGATCTCCTATGGAGGAAGTAAAAATAATATATCCCTACTTGTAAGTACAAGTCAGAAAAAAGAAGTACTTAATGCATTAAATAAAGGAATTTTTAATTAA
- the lysA gene encoding diaminopimelate decarboxylase: MYKSVFTAELTQRLKNYKTPFYYYDLSSLGETLKMVKDNAKKYNYIVHYALKANANNKIVQLIRDTGMGADCVSGNEVKKAIELGFNSELIAFAGVGKTDEEINYALDHDIFCFNCESVQELEVIQELAAAKKKKASIALRINPNVNAYTHHYITTGLEENKFGINMWEMDAVLILLKQLPNVELKGLHFHIGSQITDLSAFKNLCLKVNEIQQWFLTKKIILEHINVGGGLGVDYQDPDKNAFPDFNAYFKLFNDFLELQPHQQVHFELGRSIVAQCGNLISRVLYIKNGINTNFAILDAGMTELIRPALYQSYHKIENISKIDKVLDFKYDVVGPICESSDCFGKAVVLPETQRGDLVAIRTAGAYGEVMVSGYNLREQNPVVFG; encoded by the coding sequence ATGTATAAATCTGTATTTACTGCTGAACTTACACAAAGACTAAAAAATTATAAGACTCCATTTTATTACTATGACCTAAGTAGCCTGGGTGAAACGCTTAAAATGGTAAAAGATAATGCCAAGAAATATAATTACATAGTTCATTATGCTTTAAAAGCAAATGCCAATAACAAAATTGTCCAATTAATAAGGGATACAGGCATGGGTGCAGATTGTGTAAGTGGGAATGAAGTAAAAAAAGCCATTGAACTGGGTTTTAATTCAGAACTTATTGCTTTTGCAGGGGTTGGAAAAACAGATGAAGAGATCAATTACGCTTTGGACCACGACATATTTTGCTTTAATTGCGAATCGGTGCAAGAGCTAGAAGTAATACAGGAATTGGCAGCGGCAAAGAAAAAAAAAGCAAGTATTGCATTACGAATCAACCCAAATGTGAATGCTTATACACACCATTATATTACAACTGGTTTAGAGGAGAATAAATTCGGAATAAACATGTGGGAAATGGATGCAGTTTTAATTCTATTAAAACAATTGCCAAATGTTGAGCTAAAGGGTTTGCATTTTCATATTGGATCTCAGATAACCGATTTATCTGCATTCAAGAATTTATGTTTAAAAGTAAATGAAATTCAACAATGGTTTTTGACAAAAAAAATAATTTTAGAGCATATTAATGTAGGCGGAGGACTTGGAGTTGATTACCAGGATCCCGACAAAAATGCTTTTCCTGACTTTAATGCCTACTTTAAATTATTTAATGATTTTCTAGAGCTTCAGCCCCATCAACAGGTTCATTTTGAATTAGGAAGATCAATAGTTGCTCAATGCGGCAATCTTATATCCAGAGTGCTTTACATTAAAAACGGAATTAATACCAATTTTGCTATTTTAGATGCTGGAATGACAGAATTAATAAGACCAGCGCTTTATCAATCATATCATAAAATTGAAAATATTAGTAAAATTGATAAAGTTTTGGATTTTAAATATGATGTAGTTGGCCCAATTTGTGAATCAAGCGATTGTTTTGGAAAAGCGGTGGTTTTGCCAGAAACTCAAAGAGGGGATTTAGTGGCAATCCGTACAGCAGGGGCTTATGGGGAAGTTATGGTTTCAGGGTACAATCTGCGAGAACAAAACCCTGTGGTTTTTGGTTAA